The sequence GGGGGGCGGCGCGGCGGGCGTTGTGGATGCAGTCCTGTCAGTCATGGGCATCTCCTGTGGTCTCCAGGCCCCAGACGAGCTCGAGGGCCTGGCGGTAGGCCTCCTCGCGGCCCTCCTGGCCGGCGCGACGGGCCATGACGGTGGGCTGGTGGAGGAGTCGGGCGGCCAGGTGGTGGAGGGCGCGCTCAGCCTGGGCGAGGGAGATCATCTGCTCGCCATCGGCATCCATGGCGATCTCGAGGCCGGGCTCGGCGTGGACGTCACGATGGGGGCAGGCGCCCGCGGCGGCGTCGGCGCTGTTGACGCCGCCGGCTCCGGTTCCGGCGCGCCCGTCGACGGCGGGCACGGCCAGGGCGGGTCGGCGCGCGGGCTGCGGGCGCAGACGCGCGGCCTCCTCGGCGACGACGCGGCCCACCTGGGCGCGCAGGGCGGTGATGAGAGGGTCCATGGCTCGGCCGGCCAGGGAACGTTCGAAGTCGACGGCCTCGGCGTCAACGATGGCGCGGGCGGAGGCCACCTGCTCGGCCTCGGCGTCGGGGACGGCGTCGCGCACACCGGCCAGGTCGAGGTGGACGACGCCGGGTAGGGCGCCGACCGCCTCATCGACATCATGGGTCAGGGCCAGGTCGAGGATGACCAGCGGACGGCCGGCAGCCCGGTCGGCGGCGACGGGGGCGACGACGTCGGCGGTGAGGATCGGCCTGCCCGTACCACGGCAGGTGACGACGAGGTCGGTGCGGCTCATGGCCCCGCTCAGGGCTCCGGCGGGGACGGCGCGCAGGTCGTGGCCGGCGGCGAAGGTCTCGGCGCGGTTGGAGGCGGAGTAGACGGCGATGTCGGTCAGGCCGCGGGCACGCAGGGCGGCGACGGTGGCGCCGGCGTAGGAACCGGTGCCCACGATGAGAGCACGGCAGCCGTCCAGCGGCGGCAGGTGGTCGGCGGCCTGATCAACGCCGACGGCGACGATGCTGCGCCCCTGGCCGGACAGCTCGGTCTCGTGGGCCACCCGGCGGGCGGTGGCCGAGGCCCGTTCGATGATCCGCACGAGCTCGGGGCTGAGCGTGCCCTCGGCGGCGGCGGCCTCGGCGGCGCGACGGACCTGGCCGACGATCTGGCCCTCACCGACCACCATCGAGCTCAGGCCCGCGGCGATGGCGAGCATCTCGCGGCGGGCGGCCGCTCCGACCAGGTGGGACAGATGGAGGCCACTGGGAGTCAGGCCGGCGCGCTCGGCCAGGAGGTCGGAGATGGTCTGCCCCAGGTCCGACGGCGCTGCGGGCCCGGCCCCGGCAGCGGCCTCCGTCGTGGCGGTCGGGTTGGCGGAGCCTGCGTGGAGGGTGGTCGAGTCAAGGGCGGCGGGGCATCCGGTGTCAGCCCAGGAGTCGGCGTCGACCAAGAGGGCCAGGCGGTTGCAGGTGGACAGGACGACGACCCCGCGCAGCGCGGGCACGGCCGCCATGAGGGCCGTCCCC is a genomic window of Actinomyces sp. Marseille-P3109 containing:
- a CDS encoding glutamyl-tRNA reductase, which gives rise to MTTHLLSADHRLPGLDVVARLGAVASGLGTALMAAVPALRGVVVLSTCNRLALLVDADSWADTGCPAALDSTTLHAGSANPTATTEAAAGAGPAAPSDLGQTISDLLAERAGLTPSGLHLSHLVGAAARREMLAIAAGLSSMVVGEGQIVGQVRRAAEAAAAEGTLSPELVRIIERASATARRVAHETELSGQGRSIVAVGVDQAADHLPPLDGCRALIVGTGSYAGATVAALRARGLTDIAVYSASNRAETFAAGHDLRAVPAGALSGAMSRTDLVVTCRGTGRPILTADVVAPVAADRAAGRPLVILDLALTHDVDEAVGALPGVVHLDLAGVRDAVPDAEAEQVASARAIVDAEAVDFERSLAGRAMDPLITALRAQVGRVVAEEAARLRPQPARRPALAVPAVDGRAGTGAGGVNSADAAAGACPHRDVHAEPGLEIAMDADGEQMISLAQAERALHHLAARLLHQPTVMARRAGQEGREEAYRQALELVWGLETTGDAHD